Proteins from a genomic interval of Nautilia sp. PV-1:
- the queA gene encoding tRNA preQ1(34) S-adenosylmethionine ribosyltransferase-isomerase QueA, with translation MKSDQLINKDVLVSSYDYNLPENLIARYPVTPRDSAKLLVYNRKTDKITHTVFRNILDFVGESHFIFNNTKVIKARIFGTKETGGKVELLLNRPYKDGYLVYIRGKVKVGTKLFFDKGLMAEVVELLDDGSRVVKFKVKSEKCKTEKEIDFLQLVKILEEIGHVPLPPYIKREDEKIDEKEYQTVFARKVGAVAAPTASLHFTDELLNKIDKKSYLTLHVGAGTFKPVDVEDIREHKMHSEFFEIPEDTARVLDGSEEIVAVGTTVTRTVEYYARTGKLSGECDLFLNPLNPPIRVNHLLTNFHLPKSTLIMLVAAFIGRKKTLELYEEAIKNEYRFYSYGDAMLII, from the coding sequence ATGAAAAGTGATCAACTGATTAATAAGGATGTATTGGTATCCTCATACGATTATAACCTGCCTGAAAATTTAATAGCCAGATATCCCGTAACTCCCCGGGATAGTGCCAAACTTCTCGTTTATAACAGAAAAACTGACAAAATTACACATACCGTGTTTAGAAATATACTTGATTTTGTGGGTGAATCTCATTTTATATTTAATAATACTAAAGTTATAAAAGCCAGAATTTTCGGAACAAAAGAAACCGGCGGAAAGGTTGAGCTTCTTTTAAACAGACCTTATAAAGACGGTTATCTGGTATATATAAGAGGGAAAGTGAAAGTCGGAACAAAACTTTTTTTTGATAAGGGACTTATGGCAGAGGTCGTTGAACTGCTTGATGACGGAAGCAGGGTGGTGAAGTTTAAAGTGAAAAGTGAAAAATGTAAAACTGAAAAAGAAATTGATTTTTTACAGTTAGTAAAAATTCTTGAAGAAATAGGGCATGTTCCGCTTCCTCCGTATATTAAAAGAGAAGATGAAAAAATAGACGAAAAAGAATATCAGACGGTATTTGCACGTAAAGTTGGAGCGGTTGCCGCTCCTACGGCAAGTCTTCATTTTACAGACGAGCTTTTAAATAAAATAGATAAAAAATCATATTTGACCCTGCATGTGGGAGCCGGTACGTTTAAACCGGTGGATGTGGAGGATATTAGAGAGCATAAAATGCACAGTGAATTTTTTGAAATACCGGAAGATACCGCAAGGGTGCTTGATGGCAGTGAAGAGATAGTGGCAGTCGGAACGACCGTTACAAGAACGGTGGAATATTATGCAAGAACGGGTAAACTCTCAGGCGAGTGCGATCTGTTTTTAAACCCTCTGAATCCGCCAATTAGAGTAAATCATCTTCTTACAAACTTTCATTTGCCAAAATCTACTCTAATTATGCTCGTAGCTGCATTTATAGGAAGAAAAAAAACTCTTGAGCTATATGAAGAAGCCATAAAAAACGAATACCGTTTTTACAGCTACGGAGACGCAATGCTTATAATTTAA
- a CDS encoding type IV pilus twitching motility protein PilT encodes MALTYSLEQLLKSIKDYKASDLHLNVNAEPMLRIDGKLTPLNLPKLDKEDVIELCYSVLTEKQKAALEDQLELDFSFEIPKVARFRANYYFERENLAAAYRIIPEKPFTLDELHAPAIFKRIVRREKGLILVTGPTGSGKSTTLAAMINEINETFAKHIITIEDPIEFVHEHKKSLISQREVGRDTKAFLNALRASLREDPDVILIGEMRDKETIGAAITAAETGHLVFATLHTNSAVQTINRIVNVFPANEQDQIRTQLSMAILAVISQSLLPKIGGGRIAAHEIMINNPAIANLIRENKIPQIYSQMQLNQGATGMQTMNQVLAEYVRRHIIDKETAMAYTTKPEELRKLIGV; translated from the coding sequence ATGGCACTTACATACTCCCTAGAACAGCTTTTAAAAAGTATTAAAGATTATAAAGCTTCGGATCTGCATTTAAATGTAAATGCGGAGCCGATGCTTAGGATTGACGGAAAACTAACACCTCTTAATCTTCCTAAACTCGATAAAGAAGATGTAATTGAACTTTGTTATTCTGTTCTAACAGAAAAACAAAAAGCTGCACTTGAAGACCAGTTAGAACTTGACTTTTCTTTTGAAATTCCTAAAGTTGCAAGATTCAGGGCTAATTACTATTTTGAAAGAGAAAATTTAGCGGCAGCATACAGGATTATTCCTGAAAAGCCTTTTACTTTAGACGAATTACACGCTCCTGCAATTTTCAAAAGAATAGTAAGAAGGGAAAAAGGACTTATTCTTGTAACAGGTCCAACAGGAAGCGGTAAATCAACGACCTTAGCGGCAATGATTAATGAAATTAACGAAACATTTGCAAAACACATTATTACAATTGAAGATCCTATCGAGTTTGTGCATGAACATAAAAAATCACTTATTTCCCAAAGAGAAGTCGGAAGAGACACGAAAGCGTTTTTAAATGCTCTTAGAGCTTCACTTAGGGAAGACCCGGATGTAATCTTAATCGGGGAGATGAGAGATAAAGAAACTATCGGCGCAGCAATTACTGCAGCTGAAACAGGACACCTTGTGTTTGCTACATTGCATACAAACTCTGCCGTTCAGACAATCAATAGAATTGTAAACGTATTCCCTGCAAACGAACAAGATCAGATAAGAACACAGCTTTCAATGGCTATACTTGCAGTAATTTCACAAAGTTTGCTTCCGAAGATAGGAGGAGGAAGAATTGCCGCTCATGAAATCATGATTAACAACCCGGCAATTGCAAACCTTATCCGTGAAAATAAAATTCCTCAGATTTATTCGCAAATGCAGCTTAATCAGGGTGCTACCGGAATGCAGACTATGAACCAGGTTCTTGCTGAATATGTAAGACGCCACATTATAGATAAAGAAACAGCTATGGCTTATACTACTAAACCGGAAGAGCTTAGAAAACTTATAGGCGTATAA
- the gatC gene encoding Asp-tRNA(Asn)/Glu-tRNA(Gln) amidotransferase subunit GatC, which yields MKIDESLVKRLETLSMVEIEDKTAMAKDLAEIVEFVEMLNELDTDEIDATFSTLNNPTYLREDEPVKNDVIDEILEHAPKAKDGFFIVPKIIE from the coding sequence ATGAAAATAGACGAAAGTTTGGTTAAGAGACTTGAAACACTTTCAATGGTGGAAATAGAAGACAAAACGGCAATGGCGAAAGATCTGGCTGAAATAGTTGAGTTTGTAGAAATGTTAAACGAGCTTGATACAGACGAAATAGACGCTACTTTTTCAACATTAAATAACCCGACCTATTTGAGAGAAGACGAACCTGTAAAAAATGATGTTATTGATGAAATATTAGAACATGCGCCAAAAGCGAAGGATGGTTTCTTTATTGTTCCTAAAATAATTGAATAA